The following proteins are encoded in a genomic region of Betaproteobacteria bacterium:
- a CDS encoding threonine ammonia-lyase, whose amino-acid sequence MSIEFPDVQAAATALRGHIVRTPCLQSKTLSAITGATVWLKFENHQFTASFKERGALNKLLRLDASQRSAGVIAVSAGNHAQGVAYHAKRLGIPAVIVMPRFTPTVKVEHTRGHGAEVILAGDNFDEARTRAMEVMKERHLTLVHPYDDEWVMAGQGTIALEMLDDVPHLDTLVVPIGGGGMISGIATAARALRPDIEIVGVQTARFPSMRCAMRGEAATFGATTLADGIAVKQPGTLTSEVVRRLVADVLLVDEGDIERAVLLLLEVEKTVVEGAGAVGLSALLCHGDRFAGRKVGLVLSGGNIDPLVLADVIQRGMVRTGRLTRMKVRLRDLPGSLARVTAAIGEANANIEEVHHQRAFTDLPLQDAEVEFVLETRGFEHARQVADALNAQGFAATVEHLSGVAAEPGRN is encoded by the coding sequence ATGAGCATCGAGTTTCCTGACGTGCAGGCGGCTGCCACGGCCCTGCGCGGCCACATCGTCCGGACCCCCTGCCTGCAATCGAAGACGCTGTCCGCCATCACCGGTGCCACGGTGTGGCTCAAGTTCGAGAATCACCAGTTCACCGCCTCCTTCAAGGAGCGAGGCGCACTCAACAAGCTGCTGCGTCTCGATGCATCGCAACGGTCCGCCGGCGTGATCGCGGTTTCCGCAGGCAATCACGCCCAGGGCGTGGCGTATCACGCCAAGCGACTGGGCATCCCCGCGGTGATCGTCATGCCACGATTCACGCCCACGGTGAAGGTCGAACACACGCGGGGGCACGGGGCCGAGGTCATTCTCGCCGGAGACAACTTCGACGAGGCCAGGACCCGGGCGATGGAGGTGATGAAGGAAAGGCACCTCACGCTCGTGCACCCGTACGATGACGAATGGGTGATGGCCGGCCAGGGCACCATCGCGCTGGAGATGCTGGATGACGTGCCGCATCTGGATACGCTCGTCGTCCCCATCGGTGGAGGCGGCATGATCTCGGGCATCGCCACGGCCGCGCGAGCTCTACGGCCGGACATCGAGATCGTCGGCGTTCAGACGGCGCGATTCCCGTCCATGCGATGTGCCATGCGGGGCGAGGCCGCCACGTTCGGCGCAACCACGCTGGCTGACGGTATCGCCGTCAAGCAGCCGGGCACGCTGACCTCCGAGGTCGTCCGCCGGCTGGTCGCGGATGTGCTCCTGGTGGACGAAGGCGACATCGAACGCGCCGTGCTGCTGTTGCTGGAAGTGGAGAAGACGGTGGTGGAGGGGGCCGGCGCCGTGGGTCTTTCGGCGCTGCTATGTCACGGCGACCGGTTTGCAGGACGCAAGGTGGGCCTCGTGCTGAGCGGCGGCAACATCGATCCCCTCGTGCTTGCGGACGTCATCCAGCGGGGAATGGTCCGCACCGGGCGTCTGACGCGGATGAAGGTTAGGCTGCGCGACCTGCCGGGGTCGCTCGCGCGGGTGACGGCGGCGATCGGCGAGGCGAACGCCAACATCGAGGAAGTCCATCACCAGCGGGCGTTCACGGATCTGCCGCTGCAGGATGCCGAGGTGGAATTCGTGCTGGAAACGCGCGGCTTCGAGCACGCCCGGCAGGTGGCGGATGCGCTGAACGCGCAAGGTTTCGCTGCGACGGTCGAGCACCTGTCAGGCGTCGCCGCGGAGCCCGGGCGCAATTGA
- a CDS encoding methyl-accepting chemotaxis protein: MTDTQPRGREARMQAPTTSVEHFVDPKHPIVTKTDLKGKITYVNRAFVEMSGYSEEELLGKPHNIVRHPDMPREAFADLWNTIRLGIPWRGRVKNRAKNGDYYWVDAYVSPITENGNLVGYMSVRGRPNDEAKRGAEALYAEVRAGRAAIPATPVRFGTSLKVKLAVFFPALTALGVGAALLPQPWNWGLAGGLALACAGGYAWLWNEIARPLARIKTELRHLSEGDLKHDTEPEGSHEFAEVLVGLRSAKVNLRAVLSDVVTSTERVERDCRHLVQESEQLLERSRRQSDGINGVASALEELSVSVNEISDATQRSSEHAEMAIDVVADGTRHMAQSLDATHDVVRVVDAARSQIESLGEAVGKISVVTRTIQEIAEQTNLLALNAAIEAARAGEQGRGFAVVADEVRKLAERTRSSTVDIAATVAEVQAGTATAIETMRNAVDGVHRGTGLIRDSNDSLGAIDKASRGVGQSARDIASMLEQQSRASQEVAQSMERMSALTEENLTSISSVEASVQTLAQTTSDLHKLLEHFERKM, from the coding sequence ATGACCGACACGCAACCACGCGGGCGCGAAGCCCGGATGCAGGCGCCCACGACAAGCGTCGAACACTTCGTCGACCCCAAGCACCCCATCGTCACCAAGACGGATCTCAAGGGGAAGATCACCTATGTGAACCGGGCGTTCGTGGAGATGAGCGGCTATTCCGAGGAGGAATTGCTCGGCAAGCCGCACAACATCGTTCGCCACCCCGACATGCCCCGCGAGGCGTTCGCGGACCTCTGGAACACCATCCGCCTGGGCATTCCCTGGCGTGGCCGGGTGAAGAACCGGGCCAAGAACGGCGACTACTACTGGGTCGACGCGTACGTCAGTCCCATCACCGAGAATGGGAACCTGGTGGGCTACATGTCCGTGCGCGGCCGGCCGAACGACGAGGCCAAGCGCGGGGCCGAGGCCCTGTACGCCGAGGTCCGTGCCGGCCGGGCGGCCATTCCGGCCACGCCCGTTCGGTTCGGCACGTCGCTCAAGGTCAAGCTGGCCGTCTTCTTTCCTGCGCTCACGGCCCTGGGCGTGGGCGCGGCCCTGTTGCCCCAACCGTGGAACTGGGGGTTGGCGGGCGGGCTGGCGCTCGCCTGCGCCGGTGGATACGCCTGGCTCTGGAACGAGATCGCGCGGCCGCTGGCGCGGATCAAGACCGAGCTGCGGCACCTGTCGGAAGGCGATCTGAAGCACGACACCGAACCCGAAGGAAGCCACGAGTTCGCCGAGGTGCTGGTGGGCCTCAGAAGCGCCAAGGTGAATCTTCGAGCCGTGCTCTCGGATGTCGTCACGTCCACCGAGAGAGTGGAGCGCGACTGCCGCCATCTGGTGCAGGAATCGGAACAGTTGCTGGAGCGTTCGCGCCGCCAATCGGACGGGATCAACGGCGTGGCAAGCGCGCTCGAGGAGCTGTCCGTGTCGGTGAACGAGATTTCCGATGCGACCCAGCGCAGTTCCGAACATGCCGAAATGGCGATCGACGTGGTGGCCGACGGAACGCGCCACATGGCGCAGTCGCTGGACGCCACCCACGACGTCGTGCGCGTGGTCGATGCGGCTCGCAGTCAGATCGAGTCGCTGGGCGAAGCGGTGGGCAAGATCTCGGTGGTGACCCGCACGATCCAGGAGATCGCGGAGCAGACCAATCTGCTGGCGCTCAACGCGGCCATCGAGGCGGCGCGGGCGGGCGAGCAGGGCAGGGGGTTCGCTGTCGTGGCCGACGAGGTGCGCAAGCTCGCCGAGCGGACTCGCAGCAGCACCGTGGACATCGCCGCGACCGTGGCCGAAGTGCAGGCGGGGACGGCGACGGCCATCGAGACGATGCGAAACGCCGTGGACGGCGTGCATCGCGGCACGGGCCTCATCCGCGATTCCAACGACAGTCTCGGCGCCATCGACAAGGCGAGCCGCGGCGTGGGGCAGTCTGCCCGCGATATCGCGTCCATGCTGGAGCAGCAGTCCCGCGCTTCGCAGGAAGTCGCTCAGAGCATGGAGCGCATGAGCGCGCTCACCGAAGAGAATCTGACCAGCATTTCATCCGTGGAAGCGTCCGTGCAGACGCTGGCGCAGACCACGAGCGATCTCCACAAGCTGCTGGAGCACTTCGAACGCAAGATGTGA
- a CDS encoding D-hexose-6-phosphate mutarotase has translation MNASIETAQYHGLPALKLVEPHGGTVLVTDFGAHVVSWSRAAGDERLYMSDRAVFDGSKPLRGGIPVIFPQFGPSGPGLRHGFARVSQWERSDQRAGADYAQATWRLTAQSVDPVWPHPFELEYTVNLSRGRLDVELVALNPAGEPIRFTAALHTYLAVREVEEAFIAGLEGVRYQDQTDGNREKTQHERHLRVSDEVDRIYMETPGTLQLVSPGRPLVVEQEGFRDTVVWNPWVERVRAFADMPPDGFRRMICIEAATVASPVELAPAAQWAGRQSLIIPF, from the coding sequence ATGAACGCCTCCATCGAAACTGCACAGTACCACGGGCTTCCCGCCCTGAAACTCGTCGAGCCGCACGGCGGCACGGTGCTCGTCACCGATTTCGGCGCCCACGTGGTGTCGTGGTCGCGCGCCGCGGGGGACGAACGGCTCTACATGAGCGATCGCGCCGTGTTCGACGGATCCAAACCCTTGCGTGGCGGGATTCCCGTCATCTTTCCCCAGTTCGGTCCTTCGGGTCCCGGGCTGAGACACGGCTTCGCAAGAGTGTCGCAGTGGGAACGGTCGGATCAGCGCGCGGGTGCCGACTACGCGCAGGCCACCTGGCGGCTGACGGCCCAATCCGTCGACCCGGTGTGGCCACATCCGTTCGAGCTGGAGTACACGGTCAATCTCTCCCGTGGACGGCTCGATGTGGAATTGGTGGCCCTCAATCCGGCGGGGGAGCCGATTCGCTTCACGGCGGCGCTGCACACCTACCTGGCGGTCCGGGAAGTCGAGGAAGCCTTCATCGCGGGACTGGAAGGGGTGCGGTATCAGGACCAGACGGACGGCAACCGGGAGAAGACGCAGCATGAGCGCCATCTGCGCGTGTCGGACGAGGTGGACCGGATCTACATGGAGACACCCGGGACGCTGCAGCTCGTGTCGCCGGGCCGGCCGCTCGTGGTGGAACAGGAAGGGTTCCGCGACACCGTCGTCTGGAACCCGTGGGTGGAGCGTGTGCGCGCGTTCGCCGACATGCCGCCGGACGGCTTTCGCCGCATGATCTGCATCGAGGCCGCCACCGTGGCCTCACCCGTCGAGCTGGCACCTGCCGCGCAGTGGGCCGGACGGCAGTCGCTGATCATCCCCTTCTGA
- a CDS encoding DMT family transporter, which translates to MVLLCAIWGLTHVAAKLAAPDVSLIMQGGLRAALAAVLVVAWAAMRGETLFRRDGTLAAGIVAGALFAGEFVFIYAGLAHTAASRMVVFVYLAPVLTALGLHLCVPGEQLHRLQWSGVLLAFLGIVAAFGEGFARSRASLLGDAFGVVAAILWAATTVWIRASSLTRLGASKVLLYQLSVCTVVMLAASPLLGEPGVIRMSPLALGSLVFQGAVVAFASYLAWFWLLTRYRAGPLSIFAFLTPLFGVLFGALILGESVTPAFAGAVVLVGAGIALVNRKAPGR; encoded by the coding sequence ATGGTGCTGCTATGCGCCATCTGGGGTCTCACCCATGTCGCGGCCAAGCTCGCCGCGCCCGACGTCTCGCTCATCATGCAGGGCGGCTTGCGCGCCGCCCTCGCCGCGGTGCTGGTCGTGGCCTGGGCCGCCATGCGCGGCGAGACGCTGTTCCGCCGCGACGGAACGCTGGCCGCCGGTATCGTCGCGGGGGCGCTCTTCGCCGGCGAGTTCGTCTTCATCTATGCCGGGCTCGCACACACGGCCGCATCGCGCATGGTGGTGTTCGTCTATCTCGCGCCGGTGCTCACCGCGCTGGGCCTGCATCTGTGCGTGCCGGGCGAACAGCTGCACCGGCTGCAGTGGAGCGGCGTGCTGCTGGCCTTCCTGGGCATCGTCGCGGCGTTCGGCGAAGGGTTCGCACGCAGCCGTGCTTCGCTGTTGGGGGACGCGTTCGGGGTGGTCGCGGCCATCCTGTGGGCCGCCACGACGGTGTGGATCCGGGCCAGTTCGCTCACCCGCCTGGGCGCTTCGAAGGTGCTGCTGTATCAGCTCTCGGTGTGCACCGTGGTGATGCTCGCCGCCTCGCCCCTGCTGGGAGAGCCCGGAGTCATCCGCATGTCGCCGCTGGCGCTGGGGAGCCTCGTGTTCCAGGGGGCCGTCGTCGCATTCGCGAGCTACCTCGCCTGGTTCTGGCTGCTCACGCGATATCGCGCCGGTCCGCTGTCGATCTTCGCGTTTCTCACGCCCTTGTTCGGCGTGCTGTTCGGCGCGCTGATTCTCGGCGAATCGGTCACCCCCGCGTTCGCCGGCGCCGTCGTGCTGGTGGGAGCGGGGATCGCCCTGGTGAACCGCAAGGCACCGGGGCGCTGA
- a CDS encoding HAD-IA family hydrolase translates to MTAPSTRFDTLVERYDLFLFDAYGVLVHGSGIMPGAREAIGRLDAAGKPYFVVTNDASKLPATSAARYARLGLHLDPARIVTSGMLLEPYFADHGLRGARCAVLGPADGIAYVELAGGHVVPATADFDVLAVCDESGFPFLATADAALTSLIRMIDAGRTPRLILPNPDILYPEGTDAFGFAAGSVALMFEAALARRYPDREDLGFVPLGKPHPHLYRHALALGGEAHAVMIGDQLETDIAGANAAGIDSALLTVGVTRIAQRTLPPALRPTWLLSQLA, encoded by the coding sequence ATGACCGCCCCCTCCACCCGGTTCGACACCCTCGTCGAACGCTACGATCTCTTCCTGTTCGATGCCTACGGAGTGCTGGTGCACGGCTCCGGCATCATGCCCGGCGCCCGAGAAGCGATCGGGCGGCTGGACGCGGCGGGCAAACCGTACTTCGTGGTGACGAACGACGCCTCGAAACTGCCCGCGACCTCTGCGGCCCGCTACGCGCGACTCGGTCTGCATCTCGACCCGGCGCGGATCGTCACCTCCGGCATGCTGCTCGAACCGTACTTCGCGGATCACGGACTGCGAGGCGCGCGCTGCGCCGTGCTGGGCCCGGCCGACGGAATCGCCTACGTGGAACTCGCCGGCGGCCACGTCGTGCCCGCCACCGCGGACTTTGATGTCCTGGCGGTGTGCGATGAGTCCGGCTTTCCCTTTCTGGCCACCGCCGACGCCGCGCTCACCAGCCTCATCCGCATGATCGACGCCGGCCGCACGCCGCGGCTGATCCTGCCCAACCCCGACATCCTGTATCCGGAAGGCACCGACGCGTTCGGCTTCGCGGCAGGCAGTGTCGCACTCATGTTCGAGGCCGCGCTGGCGCGCCGCTACCCCGACCGCGAGGATCTCGGGTTCGTGCCGCTGGGCAAACCGCACCCGCACCTGTACCGCCATGCGCTGGCGCTGGGCGGTGAAGCCCACGCGGTGATGATCGGCGACCAGCTCGAAACGGACATCGCGGGCGCCAATGCGGCAGGGATCGATTCGGCGCTGCTGACCGTGGGGGTCACCCGGATCGCGCAGCGGACCCTTCCCCCGGCCCTCCGACCCACCTGGCTGCTGTCGCAGCTCGCATGA
- a CDS encoding PEP-CTERM sorting domain-containing protein yields MNPKALAAGLALGFVFSAPSAQAIIVNSDNGSAVFITETVDQFRATLGALNSGAANFAGGRREINWDGVPDASSDPNLFPGDFFNSGSGGRARGIEFSTPGSGFLVSADDDNPTATAPAFGFPGDFIPFSAQRMFSPVGSNITDVTFYNPVVPDQQATTMAFGAVFEDVEARGSTMSFYDTAGNLMLTIDVPRGGSGELSFAGAIFQTAAISRVRIVTGDSILLANGNSSGPGQDTVVMDDFIYGEPVPVPEPSSMAMLALGLAGVGFALRRRR; encoded by the coding sequence ATGAATCCCAAGGCACTTGCAGCGGGTCTGGCGCTCGGCTTCGTTTTTTCGGCCCCCTCGGCCCAGGCCATCATCGTCAATTCCGACAACGGTTCGGCGGTCTTCATCACCGAGACCGTCGACCAGTTCCGCGCCACGCTGGGCGCGCTCAACTCGGGCGCGGCCAACTTCGCCGGCGGCCGCCGCGAGATCAACTGGGACGGCGTGCCCGACGCCTCTTCCGATCCGAACCTGTTCCCTGGGGATTTCTTCAATTCCGGATCGGGCGGCCGGGCCCGGGGCATCGAGTTTTCCACGCCGGGCAGCGGTTTTCTGGTGAGTGCCGACGACGACAATCCCACGGCCACGGCGCCGGCGTTCGGATTCCCGGGCGACTTCATTCCCTTCAGCGCCCAGCGCATGTTCTCTCCGGTGGGGAGCAACATCACCGACGTGACGTTCTACAACCCCGTCGTTCCGGACCAGCAGGCGACCACGATGGCGTTCGGTGCCGTGTTCGAGGACGTGGAGGCGCGGGGATCCACCATGTCGTTCTACGACACGGCCGGCAACTTGATGCTCACCATCGACGTGCCTCGCGGCGGCAGCGGCGAATTGAGCTTTGCGGGCGCCATCTTCCAGACGGCGGCCATCAGCCGGGTGCGCATCGTGACCGGCGATTCGATCCTGCTCGCCAACGGCAATTCGTCCGGGCCGGGGCAGGACACCGTGGTCATGGATGACTTCATCTACGGCGAACCGGTGCCCGTGCCTGAACCGTCCTCCATGGCAATGCTGGCGCTGGGGCTCGCTGGCGTGGGGTTCGCGCTGCGCCGCCGGCGCTGA
- the mdeB gene encoding alpha-ketoglutarate dehydrogenase, whose product MTDLSDIQQLDWSTFWRVLPKDIDPVETREWLGALESVIENEGPERATYLLRKLLDHARDKHVPMPPVLNTPYRNTIPLSSQPQFPGNLEIEQRLIGLVRWNALAMVVRANKANSELGGHIASYASAADLFEVGFNHFFRAGQAGDLIYFQPHSAPGVYSRAFLEGRLGEENLDSYRRETGGTGLCSYCHPYLMPEFWQFPTGSMGLGPLNAIYQARFMRYLEHRGILKTSGRKVWSFPGDGEMDEPESLAGLSLAAREGLDNLIFVVNCNLQRLDGPVRGNGSIVQELEGLFAGAGWNVIKLLWGSDWDPLFARDIDNVIVKRLHETVDGEFQRYAATDGQFNREQFFSKYPELQSLVAHLSNEDIDRLRRGGHDPVKIYAAYHAAMNHRGQPTVILAQTKKGYGMGHWGQGKMTTHQQKKLDDEALIAFRDRFALPLSNDDVTSLRFHKPAADSPEMKYLHSRREALGGYLPQRVGKAKDLPVPAVQTIQKFLEGTNGREQSTTMIFVQMLTQWLKDATLGKHIVPIVADEARTFGMQALFRQIAIYSSVGQLYDPEDKDELLYYKEARDGQILEEGITEAGALSSWIAAATSYSAHGVPMLPFYIFYSCFGFQRIGDLVWAAGDSRARGFLLGATAGRTTLSGEGLQHEDGSSHVLFSTVPNCVAYDPCFGYELALIVQDGARRMLEAQEDVFYYVTVMNENYVHPAMPAGAEQGILKGMYRLQEAKAKKGQARAQLMGSGTILREVIAAAEMLATEWNVAADVWSVTSFTELRRDGMDVERWNRLHPAQAPRKSWVESCLADTAGPVVAATDYMRAVPDMARTWVPRKYVTLGTDGYGRSDSRANLRRFFEVDRQNVVVATLTALADEGTIKREVVAQAIEKYGLATDRANPWDA is encoded by the coding sequence TCGACTGGTCCACCTTCTGGCGTGTCCTGCCCAAGGACATCGACCCCGTGGAGACCCGCGAGTGGCTCGGCGCCCTCGAATCCGTGATCGAGAACGAGGGCCCGGAGCGCGCGACCTACCTGCTGCGCAAGCTGCTGGATCACGCCCGCGACAAGCACGTGCCCATGCCGCCGGTGCTGAACACCCCCTACCGCAACACCATCCCGCTCAGCAGCCAGCCGCAGTTCCCGGGCAATCTGGAAATCGAACAGCGGCTGATCGGGCTGGTGCGCTGGAACGCGCTCGCCATGGTGGTCCGGGCCAACAAGGCGAACTCGGAACTGGGCGGACACATCGCCAGCTACGCCTCTGCGGCGGATCTGTTCGAGGTGGGCTTCAATCATTTCTTCCGCGCGGGGCAGGCGGGCGATCTCATCTACTTCCAGCCGCACTCCGCGCCCGGGGTGTACTCGCGCGCCTTCCTCGAAGGCCGGCTGGGGGAAGAGAACCTCGACAGCTATCGCCGGGAAACGGGCGGCACCGGGTTGTGCTCCTATTGCCACCCCTACCTGATGCCGGAGTTCTGGCAGTTCCCCACGGGGTCCATGGGCCTGGGACCGCTGAACGCCATCTATCAGGCGCGCTTCATGCGCTACCTGGAGCACCGCGGCATCCTCAAGACCTCCGGGCGCAAGGTGTGGTCCTTCCCTGGCGACGGCGAGATGGACGAACCGGAATCGCTCGCCGGGCTGTCGCTCGCGGCGCGCGAAGGCCTCGACAACCTGATCTTCGTGGTCAACTGCAACCTGCAGCGGCTGGATGGCCCGGTGCGCGGCAACGGCTCCATCGTGCAGGAACTGGAAGGCCTGTTCGCCGGCGCCGGCTGGAACGTGATCAAGCTCCTGTGGGGGTCCGACTGGGATCCGCTGTTCGCGCGCGACATCGACAACGTGATCGTCAAGCGGCTGCACGAGACGGTGGACGGCGAGTTCCAGCGGTACGCCGCCACCGACGGCCAGTTCAACCGCGAACAGTTCTTCAGCAAGTACCCCGAATTGCAGTCGCTGGTGGCGCACCTGTCGAACGAGGACATCGACCGCCTCCGCCGCGGCGGTCACGACCCGGTGAAGATCTACGCGGCCTACCACGCGGCCATGAATCATCGCGGCCAGCCGACCGTGATCCTGGCCCAGACCAAGAAGGGTTACGGCATGGGCCACTGGGGCCAGGGCAAGATGACCACGCACCAGCAGAAGAAGCTGGACGACGAGGCGCTGATCGCCTTCCGTGACCGGTTCGCATTGCCGCTCAGCAACGACGACGTCACCAGCCTTCGCTTCCACAAGCCGGCCGCCGACAGCCCGGAGATGAAGTACCTCCACTCCCGGCGCGAGGCGCTGGGCGGCTATCTCCCGCAGCGCGTGGGCAAGGCGAAGGATCTGCCGGTGCCCGCCGTGCAGACGATCCAGAAGTTTCTCGAAGGCACCAACGGCCGCGAGCAGTCCACCACGATGATCTTCGTGCAGATGCTCACGCAATGGCTGAAGGACGCCACGCTGGGCAAGCACATCGTTCCCATCGTCGCGGACGAGGCGCGCACGTTCGGCATGCAGGCACTCTTCCGCCAGATTGCCATCTATTCGTCCGTGGGCCAGCTGTACGACCCCGAGGACAAGGACGAGCTGCTCTACTACAAGGAAGCCCGCGACGGCCAGATCCTGGAAGAAGGCATCACCGAGGCCGGCGCCCTGTCGTCGTGGATCGCGGCCGCCACCAGCTACAGCGCGCACGGCGTGCCGATGCTGCCCTTCTACATCTTCTATTCCTGCTTCGGCTTCCAGCGCATCGGCGATCTCGTCTGGGCCGCCGGCGACTCGCGCGCCCGCGGCTTCCTGCTCGGCGCCACGGCAGGCCGCACGACGCTGTCCGGCGAAGGCCTGCAGCACGAGGACGGCTCGAGCCACGTACTGTTCTCCACCGTGCCCAACTGCGTCGCCTACGACCCGTGCTTCGGCTACGAACTCGCCCTCATCGTCCAGGACGGCGCACGGCGCATGCTCGAAGCGCAGGAGGACGTGTTCTATTACGTCACGGTGATGAACGAGAACTACGTCCATCCGGCCATGCCGGCGGGCGCGGAACAAGGCATCCTCAAGGGCATGTACAGGCTGCAGGAAGCGAAGGCGAAGAAGGGCCAGGCCCGGGCGCAGCTCATGGGGTCCGGCACCATCCTGCGCGAAGTCATCGCGGCGGCCGAGATGCTGGCAACCGAGTGGAACGTGGCGGCGGACGTGTGGAGCGTCACGAGCTTCACCGAACTGCGCCGCGACGGCATGGACGTGGAACGCTGGAACCGGCTGCATCCCGCGCAGGCGCCGCGAAAGTCGTGGGTGGAAAGCTGCCTCGCGGACACCGCCGGTCCGGTCGTGGCGGCCACCGACTACATGCGTGCCGTGCCCGACATGGCCCGCACGTGGGTGCCCCGCAAGTACGTGACGCTCGGCACGGACGGCTACGGACGCAGCGATTCCCGCGCCAACCTGCGCCGCTTCTTCGAGGTGGACCGGCAGAACGTGGTCGTGGCCACCCTCACGGCGCTGGCGGACGAGGGCACGATCAAGCGCGAGGTCGTCGCCCAGGCCATCGAGAAGTACGGCCTCGCCACGGACCGCGCGAATCCCTGGGACGCCTGA